ACCGGCCAGTTCAATGGGTCGATGCAACGTTGCTGCTAAGTGTACGTGCTGGGGTTTGGAATCCCAAGGTCTTTCGAGGCCGCTGATTTAGGCGCTGGGCGATCGCGTTGAGCTGGCGCTGGGTGAACTTCGACAGGTCAGT
This genomic stretch from Candidatus Binataceae bacterium harbors:
- a CDS encoding IS30 family transposase gives rise to the protein TDLSKFTQRQLNAIAQRLNQRPRKTLGFQTPARTLSSNVASTH